One segment of Triticum aestivum cultivar Chinese Spring chromosome 2A, IWGSC CS RefSeq v2.1, whole genome shotgun sequence DNA contains the following:
- the LOC123188739 gene encoding leucine-rich repeat receptor-like serine/threonine-protein kinase At1g17230 — protein sequence MAMVTVAHFLLPILLFAVVSSAVAATEQKETEAAALREFKRALVDVDVRLSSWDDAASPCGWAGIACSVAREVTGVTLHGLGLGGALSPAVCALPRLAVLNVSKNALSGPVPAGLAACRALEVLDLSTNSLHGAVPPELCALPSLRRLFLSENLLTGEIPAYIGNLTALEELVIYTNNLTGGIPASVRTLQRLRVVRAGLNDLSGPIPVEISECSSLEVLGLAQNSLAGTLPRELSRLKNLTTLILWQNALTGEIPPELGNCTNLEMLALNDNAFTGGVPRELGALPMLVKLYIYRNHLDGTIPKELGNLQSAVEIDLSENKLTGAIPSELGKIQTLRLLHLFENRLQGSIPRELGKLGVIRRIDLSINNLTGAIPMEFQNLPCLEYLQLFDNQIHGAIPPLLGARSTLSVLDLSDNRLTGSIPPHLCRHQKLIFLSLGSNRLIGNIPPGVKACKTLTQLRLGGNMLTGSLPVELSAMQNLSALEMNQNRFSGPIPPEVGKFRSIERLILSGNYFVGQVPAGIGNLTELVAFNISSNQLTGPIPRELARCTKLQRLDLSRNSFAGLIPKEIGTLVNLEQLKLSDNSLNGTIPASFGGLSRLTELQMGGNRLSGSVPVELGKLNALQIALNLSYNMLSGEIPAQLGNLRMLEYLYLNNNELQGEVPSSFTELSSLMECNLSYNNLVGSLPSTLLFQHLDSSNFLGNNGLCGIKGKACSHAAYASNEAAARNKRFLREKIISVASIIVILVSLVLIALVCWLLKSNMPKLVSTEERKTGFSGPHYFLKERITYQELLKATGSFSESAVIGRGASGTVYKAVMPDGRRVAVKKLRCQGEGSSVDRSFRAEITTLGNVRHRNIVKLYGFCSNQDSNLILYEYMENGSLGELLHGTKDAYLLDWDTRYRIAFGAAEGLRYLHSDCKPKVIHRDIKSNNILLDEMMEAHVGDFGLAKIIDISNSRTMSAVAGSYGYIAPEYAFTMKVTEKCDIYSFGVVLLELVTGQCAIQPLEKGGDLVNLVRRTMNSMTPNSQVFDSRLDLNSKRVVEEMNLVMKIALFCTSESPLDRPSMREVISMLIDARASSCDSFSSPASESPIKDDSSFRL from the exons ATGGCAATGGTGACGGTGGCGCACTTCTTGCTCCCGATTCTTCTATTTGCCGTCGTGAGCTCGGCTGTGGCAGCGACGGAGCAAAAGGAgaccgaggcggcggcgctgcgggaGTTCAAGCGCGCGCTGGTGGACGTCGACGTGCGCCTTTCGAGCTGGGACGACGCGGCGAGCCCGTGCGGGTGGGCCGGCATTGCCTGCTCCGTCGCACGTGAGGTGACCGGCGTCACGCTCCACGGGCTCGGCCTCGGTGGAGCGCTCTCCCCCGCCGTCTGCGCGCTCCCGCGGCTCGCCGTGCTCAACGTGTCCAAGAACGCGCTGTCCGGCCCCGTCCCCGCAGGGCTCGCCGCGTGCCGCGCGCTGGAGGTGCTCGACCTCAGCACCAACTCCCTCCACGGCGCCGTCCCGCCAGAGCTCTGCGCGCTCCCGTCCCTCCGCCGGCTCTTCCTCAGCGAGAACCTGCTCACCGGCGAGATCCCCGCCTACATCGGCAACCTCACCGCCCTGGAGGAGCTCGTCATCTACACCAACAACCTCACCGGCGGGATCCCCGCGTCCGTCCGCACGCTGCAGCGGCTCCGTGTGGTCCGCGCGGGTCTCAACGACCTTTCCGGCCCGATCCCGGTCGAGATTAGCGAGTGCAGCAGCCTGGAGGTGCTCGGGCTCGCGCAGAACAGCCTCGCCGGGACGCTGCCCCGCGAGCTCTCCCGGCTCAAGAACCTCACCACGTTGATCCTGTGGCAGAACGCCTTGACCGGCGAGATCCCACCGGAGCTGGGGAACTGCACGAACCTGGAGATGCTGGCGTTGAACGACAACGCCTTCACCGGCGGCGTGCCGAGGGAGCTCGGGGCGCTGCCCATGCTCGTAAAGCTCTACATTTACCGGAACCACCTGGACGGCACCATCCCAAAGGAGCTCGGGAACCTGCAGAGCGCCGTGGAGATTGACCTGTCAGAGAACAAGCTGACAGGAGCCATCCCGAGCGAGCTCGGCAAGATACAGACGCTACGGCTGCTCCACCTCTTCGAGAACCGCCTGCAAGGCAGCATCCCGCGGGAGCTGGGCAAGCTGGGTGTCATAAGGAGAATAGACCTGTCCATCAACAACCTCACCGGCGCAATTCCGATGGAGTTTCAGAACCTGCCCTGCTTGGAGTACCTGCAGCTGTTCGACAACCAGATCCATGGTGCCATCCCTCCTTTGCTAGGGGCGAGAAGCACACTGTCGGTGCTGGATTTGTCGGACAACCGGTTGACGGGCAGCATCCCGCCGCACCTGTGCAGGCACCAGAAGCTCATCTTCTTGAGCCTGGGGTCAAACCGTCTCATCGGCAACATCCCTCCGGGAGTGAAGGCTTGCAAGACCCTGACCCAACTCCGGCTGGGGGGTAACATGCTGACGGGGAGCCTGCCCGTGGAGCTGTCGGCGATGCAGAACCTGTCGGCGCTTGAGATGAACCAGAACCGCTTCTCAGGCCCGATACCGCCTGAGGTCGGCAAGTTCAGGAGCATAGAGAGGCTCATTCTGTCGGGGAATTACTTCGTCGGACAGGTCCCCGCTGGCATTGGCAACCTCACGGAGCTTGTCGCCTTCAATATATCATCCAACCAGCTCACCGGACCCATTCCTCGGGAGTTGGCAAGGTGCACAAAGCTACAGAGGCTTGATCTCAGCAGAAACTCCTTCGCCGGCCTCATTCCTAAGGAGATCGGCACACTGGTGAACCTGGAGCAGCTCAAGCTATCAGACAACAGTCTGAATGGCACCATTCCTGCAAGTTTTGGAGGCCTTTCCCGGCTCACGGAGCTGCAGATGGGAGGCAACCGTCTGTCCGGCTCTGTGCCGGTTGAGCTTGGCAAACTCAATGCCCTCCAGATTGCTCTAAATCTCAGCTACAACATGCTATCCGGTGAGATCCCAGCTCAGCTAGGGAACTTGCGGATGCTGGAATACCTCTACTTGAACAACAATGAGCTTCAAGGAGAGGTTCCTTCCTCCTTCACTGAACTCTCAAGCCTCATGGAGTGCAACCTTTCCTACAATAATCTTGTTGGGTCGCTTCCCAGCACCCTGCTGTTCCAGCACCTGGACAGCAGCAACTTCCTTGGGAACAATGGCCTCTGCGGTATCAAAGGAAAAGCTTGTTCACATGCAGCCTACGCAAGCAATGAAGCAGCAGCACGCAACAAGCGGTTTCTTAGAGAGAAGATCATCAGCGTTGCCTCTATCATCGTCATATTGGTTTCATTGGTGCTGATTGCACTTGTCTGCTGGCTCTTAAAATCCAACATGCCCAAGCTTGTATCAACTGAAGAGCGCAAGACTGGGTTTTCTGGTCCTCACTACTTTCTTAAGGAGCGGATAACCTATCAGGAGCTTTTGAAAGCCACCGGGAGCTTCTCGGAGAGTGCTGTGATTGGAAGGGGTGCTTCTGGCACAGTCTACAAGGCTGTCATGCCTGATGGCCGACGAGTTGCAGTGAAAAAGCTCAGATGTCAAGGAGAAGGTTCCAGTGTCGACAGAAGCTTCCGAGCCGAGATAACTACCCTTGGAAATGTCAGGCACCGCAACATCGTCAAACTCTATGGTTTCTGTTCCAACCAGGACTCCAATCTTATACTGTATGAGTACATGGAAAATGGTAGCCTTGGAGAGTTGCTTCATGGCACCAAGGACGCATACCTCCTGGACTGGGACACACGGTACCGGATCGCCTTCGGGGCTGCTGAAGGCCTACGCTACCTTCACAGCGATTGCAAGCCAAAGGTGATTCACCGTGACATTAAATCCAATAACATACTGCTCGATGAGATGATGGAGGCTCATGTGGGAGACTTTGGTTTGGCAAAAATCATCGACATTTCCAACAGCAGGACCATGTCCGCTGTAGCCGGTTCATACGGTTACATTGCCCCAG AGTATGCTTTCACCATGAAGGTGACTGAAAAGTGTGATATTTATAGTTTCGGGGTGGTTTTGTTGGAACTAGTGACTGGGCAATGTGCAATTCAGCCTCTTGAGAAAGGAGGAGATCTTGTCAATTTggtgaggcggacaatgaacagcATGACACCAAATTCTCAAGTTTTTGACAGCAGACTCGATCTCAACTCAAAGAGGGTTGTGGAAGAAATGAATCTGGTGATGAAGATTGCATTGTTCTGCACCAGTGAATCACCATTGGATAGGCCTAGCATGCGAGAAGTGATATCAATGTTGATTGATGCTAGGGCCTCTTCTTGTGATTCATTCTCATCTCCAGCATCAGAGTCACCTATTAAAGATGATTCTTCCTTTAGGCTttag